Proteins from a genomic interval of Capsicum annuum cultivar UCD-10X-F1 chromosome 4, UCD10Xv1.1, whole genome shotgun sequence:
- the LOC107867453 gene encoding LOW QUALITY PROTEIN: alcohol dehydrogenase-like 1 (The sequence of the model RefSeq protein was modified relative to this genomic sequence to represent the inferred CDS: substituted 1 base at 1 genomic stop codon), with protein sequence MGSNSTPQTAAKPIRCKAAVCRKAGEPLIIEEIEVAPPSSWEVRIKIICTSLCQSDISLWKLSAGPLSAFPRILGHEAAGVVESVGENVEEVKEGDIVIPVFKRNCGECKDCKYQKGNACSKFSVEYPCGMPRDGSSRFKDKNGETLHHTLRVSSFSEYTVVDVTHIVKMSPNFPIDKASLLSCGVSTGLGAAWKVAEIEGGSTVAIFGLGAVGXRYLVAEGARLRGASKIIGVDLNPQKFEFGKKFGLTDFVDPTTCGEKSTSQVIKEMSDGGADYCFECIGLTSLMQEAFASSRKETGKTIILGVEMHGTPLSINPLELVMTGKTIIGSMFGGVKAKVDIPIFATKYLNNELNLEGFITHEVNFEDINKAFVLLQARKSLRCIIWMDK encoded by the exons ATGGGCTCAAATTCTACACCACAGACAGCAGCAAAACCAATAAGATGCAAAG CTGCAGTGTGCAGAAAAGCAGGAGAACCTCTGATCATTGAAGAAATTGAGGTTGCCCCTCCCAGCTCCTGGGAAGTTCGAATCAAGATTATTTGCACTTCTCTATGTCAATCTGATATTAGTTTATGGAAATTATCAGCT GGACCACTTTCTGCTTTTCCTAGAATTCTTGGTCATGAAGCAGCTGG TGTGGTGGAGAGTGTAGGTGAAAATGTAGAGGAAGTAAAAGAAGGGGACATAGTGATACCCGTTTTTAAAAGGAACTGTGGAGAATGCAAAGATTGCAAGTACCAAAAGGGAAATGCTTGTTCAAAATTTTCAGTTGAATATCCCTGTGGAATGCCAAGGGATGGAAGCAGCAGATTTAAGGATAAAAATGGAGAAACATTGCATCATACACTCAGGGTATCTAGCTTTTCTGAGTATACTGTTGTGGATGTTACACATATTGTGAAGATGAGTCCAAATTTTCCCATTGATAAGGCTTCTCTACTTTCTTGTGGGGTTTCTACAG GACTGGGAGCAGCATGGAAAGTTGCAGAAATTGAAGGAGGTTCAACCGTGGCAATATTTGGTCTCGGAGCTGTGGGATAGCGGTACCTA GTTGCAGAAGGAGCAAGATTACGTGGAGCTTCAAAAATTATAGGTGTCGATTTAAATCctcaaaaatttgaatttg GGAAAAAGTTTGGACTAACAGATTTTGTTGACCCCACAACCTGTGGTGAGAAATCGACTAGCCAG GTAATTAAAGAGATGAGTGATGGTGGAGCTGATTACTGCTTCGAGTGTATTGGATTGACCTCCTTAATGCAAGAGGCTTTTGCTAGTTCTCGCAAG GAAACTGGAAAGACAATAATACTTGGGGTTGAGATGCATGGTACACCATTAAGCATTAACCCTCTTGAGCTGGTGATGACTGGAAAAACTATCATAGGATCCATGTTTGGAGGTGTGAAAGCTAAAGTTGACATTCCCATCTTTGCTaccaaatatttgaataat GAATTGAACTTGGAGGGATTTATAACGCATGAAGTTAACTTTGAGGATATTAACAAAGCATTTGTCTTACTTCAAGCAAGGAAATCGCTACGTTGCatcatttggatggacaaatga